A region from the Symphalangus syndactylus isolate Jambi chromosome 2, NHGRI_mSymSyn1-v2.1_pri, whole genome shotgun sequence genome encodes:
- the NANOS1 gene encoding nanos homolog 1, which translates to MEAFPWAPRSPRRGRAPPPMALVPSARYVSAPGPAHPQPFSSWNDYLGLATLITKAVDGETRFGCARSGNGGGGSPPSSSSSSCCSPHAGAGPGALGPALGPPDYDEDDDDDSDEPGSRGRYLGSALELRALELCAGPAEAGLLEERFAELSPFAGRAAAVLLGCAPAAAAATTSEATPREERAPAWAAEPRLQAASGAAAARLLKPELQVCVFCRNNKEAMALYTTHILKGPDGRVLCPVLRRYTCPLCGASGDNAHTIKYCPLSKVPPPPARPPPRSARDGPPGKKLR; encoded by the coding sequence ATGGAGGCTTTCCCCTGGGCGCCCCGCTCGCCCCGCCGCGGCCGCGCCCCCCCGCCCATGGCGCTCGTGCCCAGCGCCCGCTACGTGAGCGCCCCAGGCCCGGCGCACCCGCAGCCCTTCAGCTCCTGGAACGACTACCTGGGGCTCGCCACGCTCATCACCAAAGCGGTGGACGGCGAGACGCGCTTCGGCTGCGCCCGCAGTGGGAACGGCGGCGGCGGCTCCCCGCCCTCCTCTTCCTCGTCGTCCTGCTGCTCCCCCCACGCGGGGGCCGGGCCTGGGGCGCTGGGGCCGGCGCTGGGGCCGCCCGACTACGACGAGGACGACGACGATGACAGCGACGAGCCGGGGTCCCGGGGCCGCTACCTGGGGAGCGCGCTGGAGCTGCGCGCGCTGGAGCTGTGTGCGGGCCCCGCCGAGGCTGGGCTGCTGGAGGAGCGCTTCGCCGAGCTGAGCCCGTTCGCGGGTCGTGCCGCCGCCGTGCTGCTGGGCTgcgcgcccgccgccgccgccgccaccaccaGCGAGGCGACGCCGCGCGAGGAGCGGGCCCCGGCGTGGGCGGCCGAGCCCCGGCTGCAGGCGGCCTCCGGGGCGGCGGCCGCCCGGCTGCTGAAGCCCGAGCTGCAGGTGTGCGTGTTCTGCCGGAACAACAAGGAGGCGATGGCGCTCTACACCACCCATATCCTCAAGGGCCCCGACGGGCGAGTGCTGTGCCCTGTGCTGCGCCGCTACACATGTCCCCTGTGCGGCGCCAGCGGCGACAACGCGCACACCATCAAGTACTGCCCGCTCTCCAAAgtgccgccgccgcccgcccgcccgccgcccCGCAGCGCCAGGGACGGCCCGCCTGGCAAGAAGCTGCGCTGA